One stretch of Chiroxiphia lanceolata isolate bChiLan1 chromosome 1, bChiLan1.pri, whole genome shotgun sequence DNA includes these proteins:
- the TMEM42 gene encoding transmembrane protein 42, which produces MRGVRAGGGAAAAAAGLLGAAAAAAAKLALGPGGEAAGGPLPVLLRVSCVGLVFACNAVMWTVFAKALRLSSSSAAASVTTTASNFISSAILGKLLFGETWSPLWWVGLSTTLCGLMLLHTAAPQLVQVPAEKKE; this is translated from the exons ATGAGGGGCgtgcgggcgggcggcggggcggcggcggcggccgccgggcTActcggggcggcggcggcggccgcggcgaAGCTGGCGCTGGGGCCGGGCGGGGAGGCAGCCGGCGGCCCG ctacCAGTGCTGCTTCGCGTCAGCTGTGTTGGCTTGGTGTTTGCGTGCAATGCGGTGATGTGGACAGTCTTTGCAAAAGCCTTGCgactctcttcctcctcagctgctgcctctgtgaCAACGACAGCCTCCAACTTCATCTCTTCG gcAATCCTGGGCAAACTGCTCTTCGGGGAGACGTGGTCACCTCTGTGGTGGGTCGGCCTCTCCACTACACTCTGTGGGCTCATGCTGCTGCACACAGCTGCGCCCCAGCTGGTGCAGGTCCCAGCAGAGAAGAAGGagtga